A genomic region of Anopheles coustani chromosome 3, idAnoCousDA_361_x.2, whole genome shotgun sequence contains the following coding sequences:
- the LOC131272704 gene encoding protein elav-like isoform X1, with translation MTNKVLAAVQDLQKQQQAQQQNGGGGGGGGGGGGEAGQAAGAAGGAGQSSENSSRTNLIVNYLPQTMTEEEIRSLFSSVGEVESVKLVRDKNVIYPGQPKGQSLGYGFVNYHRPQDAEQAVNVLNGLRLQNKVLKVSFARPSSEGIKGANLYISGLPKTITQEELETIFRPYGEIITSRVLIQEGNDKPKGVGFIRFDQRKEAERAIQALNGTTPKGLTDPITVKFSNTPGQNAAAKVVQPALPAFLNPQLTRRLGAIHHPINKGLARFSPMGGEVLDMMLPAAPTNGLNVAPSGGWSIFIYNLAPETEENTLWQLFGPFGAVQNVKVIKDAATNQCKGYGFVTMTNYEEAMLAIRSLNGYTLGQRVLQVSFKTNKSK, from the coding sequence ATGACTAATAAGGTGCTGGCGGCAGTTCAGGACctccagaagcagcagcaggcccAGCAGCAAAATGGtggaggcggcggcggcggcggtggtggcggtggcgaaGCAGGCCAAGCGGCCGGGGCTGCCGGTGGAGCTGGTCAGAGCTCGGAGAACAGCTCACGCACGAACCTGATCGTCAACTATCTGCCACAAACGATGACGGAAGAGGAGATCCGCTCGTTGTTCTCCAGTGTTGGCGAGGTGGAAAGTGTGAAGCTGGTGAGGGACAAGAACGTCATCTATCCTGGGCAACCGAAAGGTCAGAGCTTGGGCTACGGCTTCGTCAACTACCATCGACCGCAGGATGCCGAGCAAGCGGTGAACGTACTGAACGGATTGCGGTTGCAGAATAAGGTGCTGAAGGTGTCGTTTGCCCGGCCCAGCTCTGAGGGCATCAAGGGTGCGAATCTGTACATTTCCGGCCTACCGAAAACGATCACACAAGAGGAGCTGGAAACGATCTTCCGACCGTATGGCGAAATCATCACCTCTCGTGTCCTTATTCAGGAGGGCAACGATAAACCGAAAGGAGTTGGTTTCATCCGATTCGACCAACGTAAGGAAGCGGAACGGGCCATCCAAGCGCTGAACGGTACGACCCCCAAGGGACTAACCGATCCAATCACGGTCAAGTTCTCCAACACGCCTGGTCAGAATGCGGCCGCCAAGGTAGTCCAGCCGGCACTGCCCGCTTTCCTGAATCCCCAACTGACCCGTCGGCTCGGCGCGATTCATCATCCGATTAACAAGGGGCTCGCCCGGTTTTCGCCAATGGGTGGCGAAGTGCTGGACATGATGCTGCCGGCGGCACCGACCAACGGCCTCAATGTGGCACCATCCGGCGGGTGGAGCATATTTATCTACAACCTCGCGCCGGAGACGGAGGAGAACACGCTCTGGCAGCTGTTCGGTCCGTTTGGTGCCGTGCAAAACGTTAAGGTGATCAAGGATGCGGCCACGAACCAGTGCAAGGGCTACGGGTTTGTCACGATGACAAACTACGAGGAGGCGATGCTGGCAATCCGCTCTCTCAACGGCTACACGCTCGGTCAGCGCGTCCTGCAAGTCAGCTTCAAGACCAACAAGTCAAAGTAA
- the LOC131272704 gene encoding protein elav-like isoform X2, producing the protein MTNKVLAAVQDLQKQQQAQQQNAAGAAGGAGQSSENSSRTNLIVNYLPQTMTEEEIRSLFSSVGEVESVKLVRDKNVIYPGQPKGQSLGYGFVNYHRPQDAEQAVNVLNGLRLQNKVLKVSFARPSSEGIKGANLYISGLPKTITQEELETIFRPYGEIITSRVLIQEGNDKPKGVGFIRFDQRKEAERAIQALNGTTPKGLTDPITVKFSNTPGQNAAAKVVQPALPAFLNPQLTRRLGAIHHPINKGLARFSPMGGEVLDMMLPAAPTNGLNVAPSGGWSIFIYNLAPETEENTLWQLFGPFGAVQNVKVIKDAATNQCKGYGFVTMTNYEEAMLAIRSLNGYTLGQRVLQVSFKTNKSK; encoded by the exons ATGACTAATAAGGTGCTGGCGGCAGTTCAGGACctccagaagcagcagcaggcccAGCAGCAAAATG CGGCCGGGGCTGCCGGTGGAGCTGGTCAGAGCTCGGAGAACAGCTCACGCACGAACCTGATCGTCAACTATCTGCCACAAACGATGACGGAAGAGGAGATCCGCTCGTTGTTCTCCAGTGTTGGCGAGGTGGAAAGTGTGAAGCTGGTGAGGGACAAGAACGTCATCTATCCTGGGCAACCGAAAGGTCAGAGCTTGGGCTACGGCTTCGTCAACTACCATCGACCGCAGGATGCCGAGCAAGCGGTGAACGTACTGAACGGATTGCGGTTGCAGAATAAGGTGCTGAAGGTGTCGTTTGCCCGGCCCAGCTCTGAGGGCATCAAGGGTGCGAATCTGTACATTTCCGGCCTACCGAAAACGATCACACAAGAGGAGCTGGAAACGATCTTCCGACCGTATGGCGAAATCATCACCTCTCGTGTCCTTATTCAGGAGGGCAACGATAAACCGAAAGGAGTTGGTTTCATCCGATTCGACCAACGTAAGGAAGCGGAACGGGCCATCCAAGCGCTGAACGGTACGACCCCCAAGGGACTAACCGATCCAATCACGGTCAAGTTCTCCAACACGCCTGGTCAGAATGCGGCCGCCAAGGTAGTCCAGCCGGCACTGCCCGCTTTCCTGAATCCCCAACTGACCCGTCGGCTCGGCGCGATTCATCATCCGATTAACAAGGGGCTCGCCCGGTTTTCGCCAATGGGTGGCGAAGTGCTGGACATGATGCTGCCGGCGGCACCGACCAACGGCCTCAATGTGGCACCATCCGGCGGGTGGAGCATATTTATCTACAACCTCGCGCCGGAGACGGAGGAGAACACGCTCTGGCAGCTGTTCGGTCCGTTTGGTGCCGTGCAAAACGTTAAGGTGATCAAGGATGCGGCCACGAACCAGTGCAAGGGCTACGGGTTTGTCACGATGACAAACTACGAGGAGGCGATGCTGGCAATCCGCTCTCTCAACGGCTACACGCTCGGTCAGCGCGTCCTGCAAGTCAGCTTCAAGACCAACAAGTCAAAGTAA
- the LOC131260954 gene encoding fumarate hydratase, mitochondrial-like isoform X1, whose product MFHVSRFVLRGQAQLKSCARLAAFQSSRHISTSRPASKDVGHRTESDTFGELQVPNDKYYGAQTVRSTMNFPIGGPTERMPQPVITAMGILKKAAALVNKEYGLDPKIADAISQAADDVISGKLYDDHFPLVIWQTGSGTQTNMNVNEVISNRAIELLGGTLGSKTPVHPNDHVNKSQSSNDTFPTAIHVSVARELTGNLRPAIQTLHDALQAKSNEFKDIIKIGRTHTQDAVPLTLGQEFSGYVQQMAFALDRIEAVLPRVYMLAIGGTAVGTGLNTRVGFAEKVAAKIGELTGLPFVSAPNKFEALAARDAMVEVSGCLNTIAVSCMKIANDIRFLGSGPRCGLGELSLPENEPGSSIMPGKVNPTQCEAMTMVCAQVMGNNVAVTVGGSNGHFELNVFKPLVVSNVLRSIRLLSDSARTFTKNCVVGIEANRANIDKIMNESLMLVTALNPHIGYDKAAKIAKTAHKEGTTLKQAALKLGYLTEQQFAEWVRPENMLGPK is encoded by the exons atgtttcacgtGTCGCGTTTTGTCCTGCGTGGCCAGGCCCAGCTGAAGTCCTGCGCTCGGTTGGCCGCTTTCCAGTCCAGCCGCCACATTAGCACCAGTCGCCCG GCAAGCAAAGATGTTGGCCATCGCACCGAGTCGGACACTTTCGGTGAGCTGCAGGTACCGAACGATAAATACTATGGCGCCCAAACGGTCCGTTCTACGATGAACTTCCCGATCGGAGGCCCGACCGAGCGTATGCCCCAGCCCGTTATCACTGCCATGGGGATCCTAAAGAAGGCGGCCGCCCTCGTGAACAAGGAGTACGGCTTGGACCCGAAGATCGCCGATGCGATCTCTCAGGCCGCAGATGACGTTATCTCCGGCAAGCTGTACGACGACCACTTCCCGTTGGTCATCTGGCAGACCGGTTCGGGTACGCAAACGAACATGAACGTGAACGAGGTGATCAGCAACCGAGCGATTGAGCTGCTCGGTGGAACACTCGGCTCCAAGACACCCGTCCATCCGAACGACCACGTCAATAAGTCGCAATCGTCGAACGATACGTTCCCAACCGCCATTCACGTGTCGGTTGCGCGCGAGCTGACGGGAAATCTACGTCCTGCCATCCAGACGCTGCACGATGCGCTCCAGGCAAAGTCGAACGAATTCAAGGATATCATTAAGATTGGTCGCACGCACACGCAGGATGCTGTCCCGTTGACGCTAGGGCAGGAATTCAGTGGTTATGTGCAGCAGATGGCCTTCGCTCTCGATCGCATCGAGGCTGTGCTGCCACGCGTCTATATGCTGGCCATCGGAGGAACGGCCGTCGGTACCGGGCTGAACACGCGCGTCGGATTCGCCGAGAAGGTGGCGGCCAAGATTGGCGAACTTACTGGACTGCCGTTCGTATCGGCACCGAACAAATTCGAAGCGCTAGCCGCGCGCGACGCAATGGTGGAGGTTTCTGGCTGTCTGAACACGATCGCCGTGAGCTGCATGAAGATTGCGAACGACATTCGATTCCTTGGCTCTGGTCCGCGGTGCGGCCTGGGCGAGCTAAGTCTTCCCGAGAACGAACCCGGTAGCTCGATTATGCCGGGCAAAGTCAATCCGACCCAATGCGAAGCGATGACGATGGTGTGTGCTCAGGTGATGGGCAACAATGTGGCGGTTACTGTTGGTGGCTCAAATGGACACTTTGAGCTGAATGTTTTCAAGCCGTTGGTCGTCTCGAATGTGCTACGATCGATCCGACTTTTGT CGGACAGCGCGCGTACGTTCACGAAGAACTGCGTGGTTGGCATCGAAGCGAATCGGGCCAACATTGACAAGATCATGAACGAATCGCTAATGTTGGTGACCGCTCTGAACCCACACATCGGCTACGATAAGGCTGCCAAGATCGCCAAAACGGCGCACAAGGAGGGAACGACCCTGAAACAGGCCGCCCTCAAGTTGGGCTACCTGACCGAGCAGCAATTTGCCGAGTGGGTACGCCCGGAGAACATGCTTGGCCCGAAGTAA
- the LOC131260954 gene encoding fumarate hydratase, mitochondrial-like isoform X2 — protein MEEGPVVKKVKLASKDVGHRTESDTFGELQVPNDKYYGAQTVRSTMNFPIGGPTERMPQPVITAMGILKKAAALVNKEYGLDPKIADAISQAADDVISGKLYDDHFPLVIWQTGSGTQTNMNVNEVISNRAIELLGGTLGSKTPVHPNDHVNKSQSSNDTFPTAIHVSVARELTGNLRPAIQTLHDALQAKSNEFKDIIKIGRTHTQDAVPLTLGQEFSGYVQQMAFALDRIEAVLPRVYMLAIGGTAVGTGLNTRVGFAEKVAAKIGELTGLPFVSAPNKFEALAARDAMVEVSGCLNTIAVSCMKIANDIRFLGSGPRCGLGELSLPENEPGSSIMPGKVNPTQCEAMTMVCAQVMGNNVAVTVGGSNGHFELNVFKPLVVSNVLRSIRLLSDSARTFTKNCVVGIEANRANIDKIMNESLMLVTALNPHIGYDKAAKIAKTAHKEGTTLKQAALKLGYLTEQQFAEWVRPENMLGPK, from the exons ATGGAAGAAGGGCCTGTTGTTAAGAAAGTAAAATTG GCAAGCAAAGATGTTGGCCATCGCACCGAGTCGGACACTTTCGGTGAGCTGCAGGTACCGAACGATAAATACTATGGCGCCCAAACGGTCCGTTCTACGATGAACTTCCCGATCGGAGGCCCGACCGAGCGTATGCCCCAGCCCGTTATCACTGCCATGGGGATCCTAAAGAAGGCGGCCGCCCTCGTGAACAAGGAGTACGGCTTGGACCCGAAGATCGCCGATGCGATCTCTCAGGCCGCAGATGACGTTATCTCCGGCAAGCTGTACGACGACCACTTCCCGTTGGTCATCTGGCAGACCGGTTCGGGTACGCAAACGAACATGAACGTGAACGAGGTGATCAGCAACCGAGCGATTGAGCTGCTCGGTGGAACACTCGGCTCCAAGACACCCGTCCATCCGAACGACCACGTCAATAAGTCGCAATCGTCGAACGATACGTTCCCAACCGCCATTCACGTGTCGGTTGCGCGCGAGCTGACGGGAAATCTACGTCCTGCCATCCAGACGCTGCACGATGCGCTCCAGGCAAAGTCGAACGAATTCAAGGATATCATTAAGATTGGTCGCACGCACACGCAGGATGCTGTCCCGTTGACGCTAGGGCAGGAATTCAGTGGTTATGTGCAGCAGATGGCCTTCGCTCTCGATCGCATCGAGGCTGTGCTGCCACGCGTCTATATGCTGGCCATCGGAGGAACGGCCGTCGGTACCGGGCTGAACACGCGCGTCGGATTCGCCGAGAAGGTGGCGGCCAAGATTGGCGAACTTACTGGACTGCCGTTCGTATCGGCACCGAACAAATTCGAAGCGCTAGCCGCGCGCGACGCAATGGTGGAGGTTTCTGGCTGTCTGAACACGATCGCCGTGAGCTGCATGAAGATTGCGAACGACATTCGATTCCTTGGCTCTGGTCCGCGGTGCGGCCTGGGCGAGCTAAGTCTTCCCGAGAACGAACCCGGTAGCTCGATTATGCCGGGCAAAGTCAATCCGACCCAATGCGAAGCGATGACGATGGTGTGTGCTCAGGTGATGGGCAACAATGTGGCGGTTACTGTTGGTGGCTCAAATGGACACTTTGAGCTGAATGTTTTCAAGCCGTTGGTCGTCTCGAATGTGCTACGATCGATCCGACTTTTGT CGGACAGCGCGCGTACGTTCACGAAGAACTGCGTGGTTGGCATCGAAGCGAATCGGGCCAACATTGACAAGATCATGAACGAATCGCTAATGTTGGTGACCGCTCTGAACCCACACATCGGCTACGATAAGGCTGCCAAGATCGCCAAAACGGCGCACAAGGAGGGAACGACCCTGAAACAGGCCGCCCTCAAGTTGGGCTACCTGACCGAGCAGCAATTTGCCGAGTGGGTACGCCCGGAGAACATGCTTGGCCCGAAGTAA
- the LOC131260954 gene encoding fumarate hydratase, mitochondrial-like isoform X3, which translates to MDNKQNTFIINASKDVGHRTESDTFGELQVPNDKYYGAQTVRSTMNFPIGGPTERMPQPVITAMGILKKAAALVNKEYGLDPKIADAISQAADDVISGKLYDDHFPLVIWQTGSGTQTNMNVNEVISNRAIELLGGTLGSKTPVHPNDHVNKSQSSNDTFPTAIHVSVARELTGNLRPAIQTLHDALQAKSNEFKDIIKIGRTHTQDAVPLTLGQEFSGYVQQMAFALDRIEAVLPRVYMLAIGGTAVGTGLNTRVGFAEKVAAKIGELTGLPFVSAPNKFEALAARDAMVEVSGCLNTIAVSCMKIANDIRFLGSGPRCGLGELSLPENEPGSSIMPGKVNPTQCEAMTMVCAQVMGNNVAVTVGGSNGHFELNVFKPLVVSNVLRSIRLLSDSARTFTKNCVVGIEANRANIDKIMNESLMLVTALNPHIGYDKAAKIAKTAHKEGTTLKQAALKLGYLTEQQFAEWVRPENMLGPK; encoded by the exons ATGGATAACAAGCAGAATACGTTTATTATTAAT GCAAGCAAAGATGTTGGCCATCGCACCGAGTCGGACACTTTCGGTGAGCTGCAGGTACCGAACGATAAATACTATGGCGCCCAAACGGTCCGTTCTACGATGAACTTCCCGATCGGAGGCCCGACCGAGCGTATGCCCCAGCCCGTTATCACTGCCATGGGGATCCTAAAGAAGGCGGCCGCCCTCGTGAACAAGGAGTACGGCTTGGACCCGAAGATCGCCGATGCGATCTCTCAGGCCGCAGATGACGTTATCTCCGGCAAGCTGTACGACGACCACTTCCCGTTGGTCATCTGGCAGACCGGTTCGGGTACGCAAACGAACATGAACGTGAACGAGGTGATCAGCAACCGAGCGATTGAGCTGCTCGGTGGAACACTCGGCTCCAAGACACCCGTCCATCCGAACGACCACGTCAATAAGTCGCAATCGTCGAACGATACGTTCCCAACCGCCATTCACGTGTCGGTTGCGCGCGAGCTGACGGGAAATCTACGTCCTGCCATCCAGACGCTGCACGATGCGCTCCAGGCAAAGTCGAACGAATTCAAGGATATCATTAAGATTGGTCGCACGCACACGCAGGATGCTGTCCCGTTGACGCTAGGGCAGGAATTCAGTGGTTATGTGCAGCAGATGGCCTTCGCTCTCGATCGCATCGAGGCTGTGCTGCCACGCGTCTATATGCTGGCCATCGGAGGAACGGCCGTCGGTACCGGGCTGAACACGCGCGTCGGATTCGCCGAGAAGGTGGCGGCCAAGATTGGCGAACTTACTGGACTGCCGTTCGTATCGGCACCGAACAAATTCGAAGCGCTAGCCGCGCGCGACGCAATGGTGGAGGTTTCTGGCTGTCTGAACACGATCGCCGTGAGCTGCATGAAGATTGCGAACGACATTCGATTCCTTGGCTCTGGTCCGCGGTGCGGCCTGGGCGAGCTAAGTCTTCCCGAGAACGAACCCGGTAGCTCGATTATGCCGGGCAAAGTCAATCCGACCCAATGCGAAGCGATGACGATGGTGTGTGCTCAGGTGATGGGCAACAATGTGGCGGTTACTGTTGGTGGCTCAAATGGACACTTTGAGCTGAATGTTTTCAAGCCGTTGGTCGTCTCGAATGTGCTACGATCGATCCGACTTTTGT CGGACAGCGCGCGTACGTTCACGAAGAACTGCGTGGTTGGCATCGAAGCGAATCGGGCCAACATTGACAAGATCATGAACGAATCGCTAATGTTGGTGACCGCTCTGAACCCACACATCGGCTACGATAAGGCTGCCAAGATCGCCAAAACGGCGCACAAGGAGGGAACGACCCTGAAACAGGCCGCCCTCAAGTTGGGCTACCTGACCGAGCAGCAATTTGCCGAGTGGGTACGCCCGGAGAACATGCTTGGCCCGAAGTAA
- the LOC131261497 gene encoding telomerase Cajal body protein 1 homolog, which translates to MTEPIGKFEESDVAGLDVSDNNCDETEQPSTEQDEPMQTEELQSETDCYLRSEDEFFKDAAFIEVARCSWDRATRQNYLQGCRWSPDGTCVLAAVNNDGMHIVELPTDLYGKDVVSENRPVDILSSAVHVPEGGLVYDYAWYPGMNSTRPETCCWIASRQHEPIQLWDAFTGALRCSYKGYDQYDEVEAALSLTFSPLDGSTIYGGYKKSIKSFDLNVPGREKSTFRTKSTASCMTIASTMPHTIVFGSWNRSISVLDVRSGETLPVGNYAPENSHNAGVTWLGFAPDTEEIFVSGARKDSRIYFWDVRNLKTPVRTLRRCCATNQRIWLDFSPQGQWLVSGDTRGILHAWNLREDTDTGEPKELQFPVHWDCLNGVSFHPNASIMATASGQYHFTTPTADAEVKDEPGTDAPIPAKESNVENSLTLWWIGKGVFSEE; encoded by the coding sequence ATGACCGAACCGATAGGAAAATTTGAAGAAAGTGATGTTGCTGGTCTTGATGTGAGCGATAATAATTGCGACGAGACGGAGCAACCATCCACAGAGCAGGATGAACCGATGCAGACTGAAGAACTTCAATCCGAAACCGACTGCTATCTGCGCTCCGAGGACGAGTTTTTCAAAGACGCCGCGTTTATAGAGGTGGCCCGCTGTTCATGGGATCGCGCCACCCGACAAAACTACCTCCAAGGATGCCGGTGGTCCCCGGATGGTACGTGCGTTCTCGCAGCGGTCAACAACGATGGAATGCACATCGTGGAGCTTCCTACCGATCTCTACGGGAAGGACGTCGTATCCGAGAATCGCCCGGTAGACATACTTTCCTCAGCGGTGCATGTTCCAGAAGGCGGTCTCGTGTACGACTACGCCTGGTATCCGGGTATGAACAGCACCCGGCCGGAGACCTGCTGTTGGATCGCCAGTCGCCAGCACGAACCGATACAACTTTGGGACGCATTCACTGGCGCACTTCGCTGCTCCTATAAAGGCTACGATCAGTACGACGAGGTGGAAGCGGCACTAAGTCTCACCTTTTCTCCCCTCGATGGATCGACCATCTACGGGGGTTACAAAAAGTCAATCAAGTCGTTCGACCTCAATGTGCCTGGGCGAGAAAAGAGCACATTTCGGACTAAGTCGACCGCGTCCTGCATGACCATCGCGTCTACGATGCCGCATACGATCGTTTTCGGTTCGTGGAATCGAAGCATCTCGGTACTGGATGTTCGCTCCGGGGAAACACTTCCCGTTGGCAACTATGCGCCAGAAAACAGCCACAATGCGGGTGTAACCTGGCTCGGATTTGCTCCCGACACGGAGGAGATATTCGTATCCGGGGCGAGAAAAGACTCCAGAATATATTTCTGGGACGTGAGAAACCTGAAAACACCGGTTAGAACACTTCGCCGGTGCTGTGCCACAAATCAGCGGATCTGGTTAGACTTTTCCCCGCAAGGCCAATGGCTGGTCAGTGGTGACACCCGCGGGATACTACACGCGTGGAACCTTCGTGAAGATACCGACACCGGGGAACCGAAAGAACTGCAATTCCCCGTGCACTGGGACTGCCTGAACGGTGTTTCCTTCCATCCAAATGCTTCCATCATGGCAACCGCCAGCGGGCAATATCACTTCACAACACCAACGGCCGACGCAGAAGTTAAGGATGAGCCAGGAACCGACGCTCCCATCCCGGCGAAAGAATCTAACGTGGAAAACTCTCTAACCCTTTGGTGGATTGGAAAAGGGGTCTTTTCGGAAGAATAA